In Triticum aestivum cultivar Chinese Spring chromosome 5B, IWGSC CS RefSeq v2.1, whole genome shotgun sequence, the following proteins share a genomic window:
- the LOC123111205 gene encoding uncharacterized protein isoform X1, whose product MASADLLRREEEFYESLFDSAKGDAAAAKTRGQMIERKIEALEDMATKVSNRRSRRWLNDRLLIELVPRLHVEEIKGLFAPPPFGEEAPLSAFCRTSVGEWDAFRSIDMDVEARFMQRMKQSSKQKNLVNEDESIVLNVIFLVVVIMLRTCVVSRLGSKNKMVLVIFWLCKNKMAHEDNSSTLICLVCSFGTLSTYRLNESCKWKEMESDKCLLN is encoded by the exons ATGGCGAGCGCGGATCTGCTGCGGAGGGAGGAGGAGTTCTACGAGTCGCTGTTCGATTCCGCCAAAG GCGATGCCGCTGCCGCCAAGACGCGTGGGCAGATGATCGAGAGGAAGATTGAAGCCCTGGAGGACATGGCAACCAAG GTTAGTAACCGGAGGTCTCGCAG ATGGTTGAATGATCGCTTGCTGATTGAGCTCGTCCCTCGTCTTCATGTTGAAGAAATCAAAGGCCTCTTTGCCCCTCCGCCATTTG GTGAGGAAGCACCACTGTCAGCATTTTGCAGGACAAGTGTTGGTGAGTGGGATGCATTCAGGAGCATTGACATGGACGTTGAG GCAAGATTTATGCAACGAATGAAACAATCATCAAAGCAGAAGAATCTTGTGAATGAAGATGAGTCAATTGTGCTGAATGTTATATTTTTGGTTGTTGTTATAATGCTTAGAACATGTGTGGTGTCAAGACTTGGGAGTAAAAATAAAATGGTACTAGTAATATTTTGGTTGTGTAAAAATAAAATGGCACATGAAGATAATTCATCTACTCTCATCTGTTTGGTTTGTAGTTTCGGAACACTGAGCACATATAGATTAAATGAATCATGCAAATGGAAAGAAATGGAATCTGATAAATGTTTGTTGAACTGA
- the LOC123111205 gene encoding uncharacterized protein isoform X2, whose amino-acid sequence MASADLLRREEEFYESLFDSAKGDAAAAKTRGQMIERKIEALEDMATKERIRAFIEDTTDKDVLVLNVQDPFQRLLLHGVCEFYNVTSTTTGTVQDGKPWKTTTIKKRSGTGVAPMITLVSFLRTKKNGSHVVS is encoded by the exons ATGGCGAGCGCGGATCTGCTGCGGAGGGAGGAGGAGTTCTACGAGTCGCTGTTCGATTCCGCCAAAG GCGATGCCGCTGCCGCCAAGACGCGTGGGCAGATGATCGAGAGGAAGATTGAAGCCCTGGAGGACATGGCAACCAAG GAACGGATCAGGGCCTTCATTGAAGACACTACTGATAAAGATGTGCTTGTGTTGAATGTCCAGGACCCATTTCAGAGGTTGCTATTACATGGTGTTTGCGAG TTTTACAATGTAACGTCTACGACCACAGGTACTGTGCAAGATGGAAAGCCATGGAAGACAACAACAATCAAGAAGCGTTCGGGGACGGGTGTTGCCCCCATGATCACATTGGTTAGTTTCCTGAGAACAAAGAAGAATGGGTCACACGTTGTCTCGTGA
- the LOC123111205 gene encoding uncharacterized protein isoform X3: MASADLLRREEEFYESLFDSAKGDAAAAKTRGQMIERKIEALEDMATKERIRAFIEDTTDKDVLVLNVQDPFQRLLLHGVCEVLCKMESHGRQQQSRSVRGRVLPP; this comes from the exons ATGGCGAGCGCGGATCTGCTGCGGAGGGAGGAGGAGTTCTACGAGTCGCTGTTCGATTCCGCCAAAG GCGATGCCGCTGCCGCCAAGACGCGTGGGCAGATGATCGAGAGGAAGATTGAAGCCCTGGAGGACATGGCAACCAAG GAACGGATCAGGGCCTTCATTGAAGACACTACTGATAAAGATGTGCTTGTGTTGAATGTCCAGGACCCATTTCAGAGGTTGCTATTACATGGTGTTTGCGAG GTACTGTGCAAGATGGAAAGCCATGGAAGACAACAACAATCAAGAAGCGTTCGGGGACGGGTGTTGCCCCCATGA